The window TTTAAGAGATAATTCTAAGATTACTATCTTACTTGAAACTACTTCTGGTCAAGGAAGTTCAATTGGCTATAGATTTGAACAATTAGCAGAAATAATAAATTTAGTTAATAAAAAGAAGAGAATTGGTGTTTGTTTTGATACATGTCATGTTTTTAGTGCAGGTTATGAAGTTAGAAATAGAAAAGATTATGAAAAAACTTTTGAGGAATTTGAAAAAAATATAGGAATAAAAAGATTGAAAGCTTTTCATCTTAATGATTCAAAAGGAGATTTGGGATCAAGAATTGATAGACATCAACATATAGGAGAGGGATATCTGGGACTTGAACCCTTTAGATTTATTATAAATAATAAAAGATTTCAAAATATTCCTATGATAATAGAAACTCCAAAAGATGGTGGCTATAAAAAGGATGTAGAAAATCTAACTATATTAAGGTCTTTAATAAAAACTATTTAAAAAGTTAAAAAGGGGTCATTTCCAAAAAGTTATTACAAACAATAAAAATCAATTTGACATACCCAAAACTCAATAGTAAACTATCCTATTGCATCTAAAAATATATGATGTTAAACTTATTTTGTGAGCCGTTAGCTCAGCTAGGTAGAGCGTCAGACTTTTAATCTGAGGGTCGCAGGTTCGATCCCTGCACGGCTCACCATTGTGCCCCCATCGTCTAGTGGACTAGGACATAGCCCTTTCAAGGCTAAAACGGGGATTCGATTTCCCCTGGGGGCGCCAAAATAATTTTGAAGTATTTAAGATTTGTATTTTTTGTATATTAAAATATATTATTATATTTATAAAAATTCTGTATACAAAAAGTAGATTTAACTTGCTGTATACAAAAAGATAGATAGATTTTTAAAATTCAAAGTGGGCGAATAGCTCAGATGGCAAGAGCGCCTGCCCTACAAGCAGGAGGTCGCAGGTTCAAGTCCCGCTTCGCCCACCATTAGCTATATAATAATTCCTGTAAATA of the Actinomycetota bacterium genome contains:
- a CDS encoding deoxyribonuclease IV, giving the protein SLIRGAKIGCDTIQIFVKSNLQWKARDIKNFEIQEFFINKRETKIELVIAHSSYLINLASSNKRIRNLSIKSFKKELKTAQELKIPYFVFHPGYHKEVGLKVGIRLIAKALNQIILRDNSKITILLETTSGQGSSIGYRFEQLAEIINLVNKKKRIGVCFDTCHVFSAGYEVRNRKDYEKTFEEFEKNIGIKRLKAFHLNDSKGDLGSRIDRHQHIGEGYLGLEPFRFIINNKRFQNIPMIIETPKDGGYKKDVENLTILRSLIKTI